A genomic region of Cloacibacillus sp. contains the following coding sequences:
- a CDS encoding NAD(P)-binding domain-containing protein, which yields MKNTDDKSIINGFAAETLKGKTVGIAGFGHLGSSIVSALLAHGFPKERLLISCGGRVETLERLRAAGLASCLTDSAALTSRADIILLAARPQNLTDFRGLAVKNGAFILSFMAGISLETLQGVFSAELCRVMCSGPETIADGLGVGVSFPAESRSCAVLEAAGLKVLDISCESELDSFTVGICLPPILLNIEIDEEEKKRALLEMSKRYPVYRELTPWIERVAAAHAQDKSGASLANVSTKGGVTEAMTTALRNGSAFSEALVAGLTRNDELCAGLRRKFAASTA from the coding sequence TTGAAAAATACAGATGACAAATCAATTATAAACGGTTTTGCGGCTGAGACACTTAAGGGAAAAACCGTCGGTATCGCGGGCTTCGGACACCTGGGAAGTTCCATAGTCTCAGCGCTGCTCGCGCATGGATTTCCAAAAGAACGGCTGCTGATCTCCTGCGGCGGACGCGTAGAGACGCTGGAGCGTCTCCGCGCGGCGGGGCTTGCCAGCTGCCTGACGGACAGCGCGGCGCTCACGAGCCGCGCCGACATCATCCTTCTCGCGGCACGTCCGCAAAACCTCACGGACTTCCGCGGGCTGGCGGTCAAAAATGGAGCCTTCATCCTCTCCTTTATGGCCGGCATCTCGCTGGAGACGCTGCAGGGGGTCTTTTCCGCGGAGCTCTGCCGCGTCATGTGCAGCGGTCCGGAGACCATCGCCGACGGCCTGGGAGTCGGCGTCTCATTTCCCGCCGAGAGCCGTTCCTGCGCGGTGCTTGAGGCCGCCGGCCTCAAAGTCCTTGACATCTCCTGCGAGAGCGAACTCGACTCATTCACCGTGGGCATCTGCCTGCCGCCGATCCTGCTCAACATCGAGATAGACGAAGAGGAGAAAAAGAGGGCGCTCCTTGAAATGTCAAAACGCTATCCCGTCTACCGCGAACTGACCCCCTGGATAGAACGCGTGGCCGCCGCGCACGCCCAAGACAAAAGCGGCGCGTCGCTCGCCAACGTCTCGACAAAGGGCGGCGTGACGGAGGCGATGACGACGGCCTTAAGAAACGGCTCCGCCTTTTCCGAGGCGCTCGTCGCGGGACTCACACGAAACGACGAACTCTGCGCTGGACTGCGCCGGAAATTCGCCGCCTCCACGGCATAA